The genomic window TTCTAAGATAACGTTCGGAACCTTTCCAGTCGTCACCAGAGAACAGCACGTCAAAATGAAACTTTTCATAGGCAAGCATTTTATCGTCTGTGATTTTAAAATCAACAATGGCAGCCCAATCAACACACTTCAACGCATTGACTATCCTGCACCGTTCACCCTCAGGAATAACCGGATCCTTATGCTTGACATCTCGAACATAGGCGTCATCACAAATACCAACAATCAAAACATCACACATTTCCTTGCAACGTTCCAAAAGGTTTAGATGCCCCACATGAAACAAGTCAAAAACACCAACAGTATAACCAACTTTATATTTCTTCATACCTATCAAAATAGCAATAATTAGAGGCATCATCAACATGTGTGGTAGCATTTAGGCAGCCTTGCTAGATGATTCTCTCGAT from Fibrobacter sp. UWR4 includes these protein-coding regions:
- a CDS encoding adenylyltransferase/cytidyltransferase family protein — its product is MKKYKVGYTVGVFDLFHVGHLNLLERCKEMCDVLIVGICDDAYVRDVKHKDPVIPEGERCRIVNALKCVDWAAIVDFKITDDKMLAYEKFHFDVLFSGDDWKGSERYLRTEEQFKPLGVSIEYLPYTKGVSTTDIKSKLG